A stretch of DNA from Microlunatus capsulatus:
GTCACCTGCCAGAACCCGGCCTGCCGCGAGAAGCACCTGCCCCACGTGGCGTGCCCCTCGTGCGGCCAGTACGGGCCGCGCGCGGCCCGTCGACAGGTCCTCGCGTCCTGATCACCGACGAGCGGGCGGGTTCGCCCCGCCCCTCGATGGTCGAGGTGCTGACGCAGCTCGGGATGCACATCGCTCCCGAGCTGCTCGACCGCGCCCTCACGCACCGCTCGTTCGCCTACGAGCAGGGCGGTCTGCCGACCAACGAGCGGCTGGAGTTCCTCGGGGACTCCGTGCTGGGCCTGGTGGTGACCGAGCACCTGTTCACCTCCTACCCCGACCTCTCGGAGGGGCAGCTGGCGAAGCTGCGGGCGGCCGTCGTCAACTCGCGCGCGCTCGCCGACGTGGCCCGCGGGCTCGACCTCGGCGCGCTCGTCCGGCTGGGCCGTGGCGAGGAGGCGACCGGCGGTCGTGACAAGTCCTCGATCCTGGCCGACACCATGGAGGCCGTCATCGGGGCGGTGTTCACCGAGCACGGCATCGACGCCGCCCGCGTCTTCGTGCACCATCTGTTCGACCAGCTGATGGTCGACGTGGCCACGCTGGGCGCCGGCCTGGACTGGAAGACGAGCCTGCAGGAGAGCGCCTCGCTCGCCGGCCTGGGCGTCCCCGTCTACGAGGTCGTCGAGTCCGGCCCCGACCACGCCAAGACCTTCCAGGCGATGGTCGTGCTCGACCGGCACAGCTACGGCCCCGGGGCCGGCCGGAACAAGAAGGAGGCGGAGCAGAACGCCGCCGCCCTCGCGTTCGCCGCCCTCAAGGCCGAGGCGGACGCGGCCGCCGCGCACGCCCCCGCCGACGTGCCCGGTGCCGGGGGGACCGCCGAGGCGGCTCCCGCCACCCGCTGACGGCCCTCCCGTGCCCGAGCTGCCCGAGGTCGAGACCGTCCGGCGCGGCCTGGCCCCCGGCGTCGACGGCCGCACCATCGCGGCCGTCCAGGTGCTCCACCCGCGGCCCGTCCGCCGGCACCTCGCGGGACCGGAGTCCTTCGCCGCCGAGCTGGTCGGGCGCACGTTCACCGAGCCCCGGCGCCGGGGCAAGTACCTCTGGCTGCCCTTCGCCGACGGCGACGCCCTGCTGGCCCACCTCGGGATGAGCGGGCAGTTCCGGCTCGACCCGGCCGACGCGCCGCTGGTCGCCAACACCCGCGTGCTCGTCACCTTCGCCGACGGCGACCCCCAGCTCCGCTTCGTCGACCAGCGGATGTTCGGCGGGCTCTCGCTGTCCCCGGGCGGCGCCGAGCTGCCCGCCGAGGTCGCCCACATCGGCCGCGACCCCTTCGACCCCGCCTTCGACCTCGAGGCCGCCGCCCGGCGGATGCGGGCCAAGCGCACCGGCGTCAAGCGGGCGCTGCTGGACCAGACCCTGGTCTCGGGCATCGGCAACATCTACGCCGACGAGGCGCTGTGGCGGGCCCGCACCCACTACGCGCGGGCGACGAGCAACCTCGGCCAGGCCCAGGCCCGGGCGGTGCTCACCGCGGCCCGCGAGGTGATGGCCACCGCCCTGGAGCAGGGCGGCACCTCCTTCGACGCGCTGTACGTCAACGTCAACGGCTCCAGCGGCTACTTCGACCGCTCGCTGGCGGTCTACGGCCAGGAGGGCCGGCCCTGCCCGCGCTGCGGCACACCGGTGCGCCGCGAGCCCTTCATGAACCGCTCCGCGTTCCGCTGCCCGCGCTGCCAGCGGACGCCGTCCGGGGCCTCCTACGGTGGCTGAGCGCGGCCCCGGGGACGCCCGCGCGGCGCGCCCGAGCGGTGCTGACGAGGACGGGCGGCGCGGGTATCCTCATCCGATCGTGGAGCGACTGAGGCACTTCCTGTTCGTCCGGCACGGCCACAACTGGATCCTCCTGCTCCGGTTCGGCCTGGTGGGCGGCTCCGGCGTCCTCGTGAACCTGCTGGTGGTCGTGCTGCTCAACAAGCTCGGCCCCGACGAGGAGGGCGTGTTCGCCGGCCTCCCGCTCACCGACTTCAACATCCGCTGGTACCACGTGTTCGCGACCGCGGCCTTCGTCGTGGCGAACCTGTGGAACTTCCAGCTGAACCGGCTGTGGACGTTCCGCAGCAACAAGCACGCCGGCTGGCTGGGCGAGTACCTGCCGTTCATGGCCGTCGGGCTGCTGGCCCACCTCGTCGGGCTCGGCATCCTCACCCTGCTGCTGCACCCCGGCTCCTGGCTGTCGCTGTCGCCGACGTTCTTCGACGACTCCTCCGGCTTCCGCACCCGGCTCTACTGGGCCCAGCTGATCCAGATCGTCGTCACCACGCCGGTCTCCTTCGTCCTCAACAAGCTCTGGACCTTCTCCTCGGTGCGCAGTCGCCCGGCGCTGCCGCCCGAGCCCGGCCCGGAGGACGCCGCCGTCGACGGCTCGCCCGAGGCCGCGGCGGCGCACGCCCGGCACGCCCGCCGCCCCTGAGGTCCCGCCCCGCCCGACCCGGCGCCGGAGGGTCGCTGGCGGGGCTCTGCAGAGGTGACCTAAGTTCTTCGCCATGGCAGCCAAGACCGGTCTCCTGCGCACCAAGGACGTCGACGACGTCATCGCCCAGAACTCCGACGAGGGGCCGAGCGACCGGCACCACACCCGGCTCAGCCGGCGTCTCCGGGCCCGTGACCTGATGGGGTTCGGCATCGGGATCGTCATCGGCACCGGGATCTTCACCCTGACCGGCGTGCAGGCCAAGAACAACGCCGGCCCGGGCATCGTCATCAGCTTCCTGCTCGCCGGGGTGGTCAGCCTGCTGGCCGCCCTCTGCTACGCCGAGCTGGCGGCCGCCGTCCCGACGGCGGGCAGCTCCTACACCTACGCCTACACGACCATCGGCGAGGTCTTCGCCTGGGTGATCGCCTGGGACCTGATCCTGGAGTTCAGCCTCGGCGCCGCCGTCGTCGCGCGCGGCTGGTCGGGGTACCTGCAGGAGGCGTTCGGGCTGCCGCGGGCCTTCTTCGGCGAGGAGGGCTCGGTCGTCAACCTCGGGGCGGTGGCGATCGTGCTCGTCCTGGGGGCCGTGGCCATGGTGGGCATCAAGGAGTCGAAGTGGGTGACCAACGCCCTGGTGGTGGTGAAGGTCTCGGTCTGCCTCTTCGTCATCGTCGTCGGCGCGTTCTTCGTCAAGGCCTCCAACCTGGTGCCGTTGATCCCGCCGACGGCCCCGCCGGCCGACGGCGGCGGCAGTCGGCTGACCCAGCCGCTGTGGCAGTTCGCCTCGGGCGTCGAGCCCGCGGCCTTCGGGGTGCCGGGCCTGCTGGTGGCGGCGGCCGTCGTCTTCTTCGCCTACTCCGGCTTCGAGGCCGTGGCCAACCTCGGCGAGGAGAGCCGGGACCCGGCCAAGGACATGCCGCGCGGGCTGCTGGGCACGCTGGTCATCTGCACCCTGCTCTACGTCGGCGTCTGCGTCGTCCTCACGGGGATGGTCAAGTACACCGACCTCAGCGAGGGCGCACCGCTCTCGGACGCCTTCGACCAGGTGGGCCTCGGCTGGGCCGGGCTGCTGATCGGCATCGCCGCGATCGCCGGCCTCACCTCGGTGATCCTCGTCGACATCGTCGCCGTCGGCCGGATCGGCTTCGCCGTCTGCCGGGACGGCCTGCTGCCGCCCTCGGTCGGGCGGATCCACCCGCGCTGGCGGACGCCGTACCGGTTCACCGCGATCGCCACCGTCGTCATCGCCGTGCTCGCCGCCTTCGTGCCGCTGGCCACCCTGGCCGAGATGGTGAGCATCGGGACGCTCTTCGCCTTCTTCGTCGTCTCCATCGCCGTGGCGGTGTTGCGGCGCACGAAGCCGCGGATGCCACGGCCCTTCCGCACCCCGCAGGTGCCGCTGCTGCCGATCGTCTCCGCCCTGCTCTGCCTGGCCCTGATGACCAGCCTCGCGGTGGAGACCTGGCTGCGGTTCCTCGTCTGGCTGGCCGTCGGCCTGGCGATCTACCTCGGCTACGGGCGCCGGCACGCGGTGCTGGCGGGCGGCCGCGGGCGGGCGGGGGACCGGGCGGAGGGCGAGCCGGAGGGCTGAGCGGACGTGCCGAGCCGGGGGGCGGGGCGCGCCGTCGCGGCTGCCCGGGGCTCCCGACCGCCTCGGCTACAGTGATCGCGCCTTCCCGCGGCATGTCCTGACCGATCCGGTGCCACCCGCGCCCCGGCCCCGGATCTCGGCGAAAGGTCGACGTTGTACCTCAAGAGCCTGACCCTGCGGGGCTTCAAGTCGTTCGCCTCGGCGACGACGCTGAACTTCGAGCCGGGCATCACCTGCGTCGTCGGGCCGAACGGCTCCGGCAAGTCCAACGTCGTCGACGCCCTCAGCTGGGTGATGGGGGAGCAGGGCGCCAAGTCGCTGCGCGGCGGCAAGATGGAGGACGTCATCTTCGCCGGCACCTCCGGCCGCGCCCCGCTGGGCCGGGCCGAGGTGTCGCTGACCATCGACAACACCGACGGCGCCCTGCCCATCGACTACACCGAGGTCACGATCAGCCGGACGATGTTCCGCAACGGCGGCTCGGAGTACGCCATCAACGGCTCGGCCGCTCGGCTGATGGACGTCCAGGACCTGCTCAGCGACTCCGGCATCGGCCGCGAGATGCATGTCATCGTCGGCCAGGGCCAGCTGGACGGGATCCTGCAGGCGACGCCGGAGGGCCGCCGCGGCTTCATCGAGGAGGCCGCCGGCGTCCTCAAGCACCGCAAGCGCAAGGAGAAGGCGCTCCGCAAGCTGGAGACCTGCGACGTCAACCTCAACCGGCTCTCCGACCTCATCGCCGAGATCCGTCGTCAGCTCAAGCCGCTGGGCCGCCAGGCCGACGTCGCCCGGCGCGCCGCGGTCATCCAGGCCGACCTCCGCGACGCCCGCGCCCGGCTGCTGGCCGACGACCTGGTCCAGGCCACCCTGGCGCTGGAGTCCGAGCTGGCCGACGAGCGCGCCCTGCGGCAGCGCCGCGCCCAGCTGGAGCAGGCCCTCGAGGACGCCCGCGAGCGCGAGGTCGCCGCGGAGGAGGCCGTCCGGGAGGCTTCGCCGGCGGTGACCGCGGCCCAGGAGACCTGGTACGGGCTGGCCGCCCTGCGGGAGCGGGTGGCCAGCACCGTCTCCATCGCCCGCGAGCGGGTGCGCAACGCCGCCTCCGACCCGGGCGAGACCCGGACCGGGCGCGACCCGGAGGACCTGGAGCGCGAGGCGGCCGCCGTCGCCGCGCAGGAGCGCGAGCTCACGGCCCAGGTCACCGCCCGGGCGGAGGCGCTGACCCGCGCGTCGGCCGAGCGGGCGGCGACCGAGGAGGCCCACCGCGCCGAGGAGTCCCGGCTGACGGCGCTGCTGCGGGCCGCCGCCGACCGCCGCGAGGGCCTGGCCCGGCTGACCGGTCAGGTCAACACGCTGCGCAGCCGCGCCGAGGCGGCCGAGGCCGAGATCGGCCGGCTGACCGCCGCGTCGGCGCAGGCCCAGGAGCGGGCCGAGCAGGCCACCCGCGCCTTCACCGCCCTGGAGAGCCGGGTCGCCGGCCTCGACGACGGCGAGCTGGGCCTGGACGCCGAACACGAGAGCGCCGTCGAGGCGCAGGAGGCCGTGCGCGCCGAGCTGGCCGAGGTCCGCCGGCAGGAGGCCGCCGCCAGCTCGGAGCGCGCGGCCCTGGCCGCCCGGGTCGAGGCGCTGGCCGTGGGCCTGCAGCGCAAGGACGCGGCCGCGGCCCTGCTGGCCGACGGCGTCCCCGTGCCGGGGCTGCTCGGCGCCGTCGCCGCCCTGGTGGAGGTCGAGGCCGGCTTCGAGGTCGCGCTGGCCGCGGCGCTCGGCCGGACCGCGGACGCCGTCGCCGTCGAGGGTCCCGACGCCGCCCTGGCCGCCGTCGCCCACCTCAAGGCCGAGGACCTCGGCCGGGCCGCCCTGCTGCTGGGCGGCGCCACCCCGCCGCCCGCGGGGCCCTGGCCCGACCTGGGCGCCGAGGCCCGCTACGCCGTCGACGTCGTCAGGGTGCCCGACGCGCTGCGGCCCGCCCTGACCGCCGTGCTGGACCGGGTGGCCCTGGTGGCCGACCTGGCCGCGGCCCGCCGGCTCGTCGCCGAGCACCCCGTGCTGACCGCGGTGACCCGCGACGGCGACGTGCTGTCCGCGGTCACCGCCGCCGGTGGCTCCAGCGCCCAGCCCAGCCTCATCGAGCTGCAGGCCGCCGTCGACGACGCCGAGCGCCGGCTGGCCGAGGCCGGCCACACCGCGGACCGGCTGCGGTTCGCGCAGAGCCAGCTGGAGGAGCGCCGCCGGGCGGCCGACGAGGCCGTCGAGGTGGCGCTGGAGAAGCTGCACGAGTCCGACGCCGCGATGGCCGCCCTGGCCGAGGAGCTGGGCCAGCTGAGCAGCACCGCCCGCTCGGCGGGCGGCGAGGCCGAGCGGCTGCGGCAGGCCATCGGCCAGGCCGAGGCGGCCCGTGACCGCGACGTCGCCGGGCTCGCGGAGCTGGAGCAGCGGCTGGCGCTGGCCGCCTCCAGCCAGGACGAGCCGGAGCCCGACCCCGCCGAGCGCGACCGGCTGGCGGAGGCCGCCCGCCGGGCCCGCAGCGCCGAGATGGATGCGCGGCTCGCCCTGCGCACCCAGGAGGAGCGGGCCCGGTCGCTGGCCGGCCGGGCCGACGCGCTGCGCCGCGCGGCCGAGAACGAGCGGCAGGCCCGCGCCCGGGCGCAGGCGCGGCGCGAGCGGCTGCAGCGGGAGGCCCGCGAGGCCACCGCGGTGCAGACGGCCGGCACCTACCTGGCCGCCCAGCTGGAGCGCTCGCTCGCGCGGGCCGCCACCGGCCGCGCCGAGGCCGAGGCCGCCCGCGCCGAGGCCGACGCCGCCCTGCGCGCCGTCCGCACCGACGTCCGCTCGCTGGGCAGCCAGTTCGAGCAGCTCGTCGACGCCGTGCACCGCGACGAGCTGGCCCGGGCCGAGCAGCGGATGCGGGTCGACGCGCTGACGGAGAAGGCGATGGTCGAGGTGGGCATCGCCGCGGACGCGCTGATGGCCGAGTACGGCCCCGACCAGCCGGTCCCCGTGCTGGCCCGGCCCGACGGCACCGCGCTGGGTCCCGACGACGAGCAGCCGCCGCCCGTGCCCTACGTCCGCGACGTCCAGCAGGCCCGGCTGCGCAAGGCCGAGCGCTCGATCGCCGCGCTGGGCCGGGTCAACCCGCTGGCGCTGGAGGAGTTCGACGCCATGGAGGAGCGGCACCGGTTCCTCTCCGAGCAGCTGGAGGACCTCCGGCGCACCCGCAAGGACCTGCTCGACATCATCGCCGACGTCGACGCCCGCGTGGAGCAGGTCTTCGCCGAGGCCTACGCCGACGTCGAGGCGGCGTTCGTCCGCGTCTTCGCCCGCCTGTTCCCGGGCGGTGAGGGCCGGCTGGTGCTCACCGAGCCCGGCAACTGGCTGACCACCGGCGTCGACGTGGAGGCGCGTCCGCCGGGCAAGAAGGTCAAGCGGCTCTCGCTGCTCTCCGGCGGGGAGCGCTCGCTGGTCGCGGTGGCGTTCCTGGTGTCGCTGTTCATCGCCCGCCCCAGCCCGTTCTACATCCTCGACGAGGTCGAGGCCGCGCTGGACGACACCAACCTGGGTCGGCTGCTGGAGATCTACGAGGAGCTGCGCGCCAACAGCCAGCTGCTGGTGATCACCCACCAGAAGCGGACGATGGAGATCGCCGACGCGCTCTACGGCGTGACCATGCGCGGCGACGGCGTCTCCGCGGTCATCTCCCAGCGGCTGCGCGAGACGGAGTCAGTGGCCTGAGGCCTGCTCGATCGGGCCTGGGTCCGGGATCGGCTGCGGGTCCCCGGGCGGGCTGACCGGCGGACCGGGGTCGGGCGTCGGGATCGGGGCGGGCCCGGGCGGCACGGGTCCGACGGGCTCCTGCGGCGGCATCGTCATGCGGGCGTCCTCTCCTCGGCCGCCGGGGCGGCGTGGTCGGTGCTGCTCGCGAGTCTGCTCCTGAGGGCTCTCGGGACCGGCGGCGGGGGCCGGTCGCTCGCGAG
This window harbors:
- the smc gene encoding chromosome segregation protein SMC, coding for MYLKSLTLRGFKSFASATTLNFEPGITCVVGPNGSGKSNVVDALSWVMGEQGAKSLRGGKMEDVIFAGTSGRAPLGRAEVSLTIDNTDGALPIDYTEVTISRTMFRNGGSEYAINGSAARLMDVQDLLSDSGIGREMHVIVGQGQLDGILQATPEGRRGFIEEAAGVLKHRKRKEKALRKLETCDVNLNRLSDLIAEIRRQLKPLGRQADVARRAAVIQADLRDARARLLADDLVQATLALESELADERALRQRRAQLEQALEDAREREVAAEEAVREASPAVTAAQETWYGLAALRERVASTVSIARERVRNAASDPGETRTGRDPEDLEREAAAVAAQERELTAQVTARAEALTRASAERAATEEAHRAEESRLTALLRAAADRREGLARLTGQVNTLRSRAEAAEAEIGRLTAASAQAQERAEQATRAFTALESRVAGLDDGELGLDAEHESAVEAQEAVRAELAEVRRQEAAASSERAALAARVEALAVGLQRKDAAAALLADGVPVPGLLGAVAALVEVEAGFEVALAAALGRTADAVAVEGPDAALAAVAHLKAEDLGRAALLLGGATPPPAGPWPDLGAEARYAVDVVRVPDALRPALTAVLDRVALVADLAAARRLVAEHPVLTAVTRDGDVLSAVTAAGGSSAQPSLIELQAAVDDAERRLAEAGHTADRLRFAQSQLEERRRAADEAVEVALEKLHESDAAMAALAEELGQLSSTARSAGGEAERLRQAIGQAEAARDRDVAGLAELEQRLALAASSQDEPEPDPAERDRLAEAARRARSAEMDARLALRTQEERARSLAGRADALRRAAENERQARARAQARRERLQREAREATAVQTAGTYLAAQLERSLARAATGRAEAEAARAEADAALRAVRTDVRSLGSQFEQLVDAVHRDELARAEQRMRVDALTEKAMVEVGIAADALMAEYGPDQPVPVLARPDGTALGPDDEQPPPVPYVRDVQQARLRKAERSIAALGRVNPLALEEFDAMEERHRFLSEQLEDLRRTRKDLLDIIADVDARVEQVFAEAYADVEAAFVRVFARLFPGGEGRLVLTEPGNWLTTGVDVEARPPGKKVKRLSLLSGGERSLVAVAFLVSLFIARPSPFYILDEVEAALDDTNLGRLLEIYEELRANSQLLVITHQKRTMEIADALYGVTMRGDGVSAVISQRLRETESVA
- the mutM gene encoding bifunctional DNA-formamidopyrimidine glycosylase/DNA-(apurinic or apyrimidinic site) lyase, whose translation is MPELPEVETVRRGLAPGVDGRTIAAVQVLHPRPVRRHLAGPESFAAELVGRTFTEPRRRGKYLWLPFADGDALLAHLGMSGQFRLDPADAPLVANTRVLVTFADGDPQLRFVDQRMFGGLSLSPGGAELPAEVAHIGRDPFDPAFDLEAAARRMRAKRTGVKRALLDQTLVSGIGNIYADEALWRARTHYARATSNLGQAQARAVLTAAREVMATALEQGGTSFDALYVNVNGSSGYFDRSLAVYGQEGRPCPRCGTPVRREPFMNRSAFRCPRCQRTPSGASYGG
- the rnc gene encoding ribonuclease III, giving the protein MHIAPELLDRALTHRSFAYEQGGLPTNERLEFLGDSVLGLVVTEHLFTSYPDLSEGQLAKLRAAVVNSRALADVARGLDLGALVRLGRGEEATGGRDKSSILADTMEAVIGAVFTEHGIDAARVFVHHLFDQLMVDVATLGAGLDWKTSLQESASLAGLGVPVYEVVESGPDHAKTFQAMVVLDRHSYGPGAGRNKKEAEQNAAALAFAALKAEADAAAAHAPADVPGAGGTAEAAPATR
- a CDS encoding GtrA family protein; the encoded protein is MERLRHFLFVRHGHNWILLLRFGLVGGSGVLVNLLVVVLLNKLGPDEEGVFAGLPLTDFNIRWYHVFATAAFVVANLWNFQLNRLWTFRSNKHAGWLGEYLPFMAVGLLAHLVGLGILTLLLHPGSWLSLSPTFFDDSSGFRTRLYWAQLIQIVVTTPVSFVLNKLWTFSSVRSRPALPPEPGPEDAAVDGSPEAAAAHARHARRP
- a CDS encoding APC family permease → MAAKTGLLRTKDVDDVIAQNSDEGPSDRHHTRLSRRLRARDLMGFGIGIVIGTGIFTLTGVQAKNNAGPGIVISFLLAGVVSLLAALCYAELAAAVPTAGSSYTYAYTTIGEVFAWVIAWDLILEFSLGAAVVARGWSGYLQEAFGLPRAFFGEEGSVVNLGAVAIVLVLGAVAMVGIKESKWVTNALVVVKVSVCLFVIVVGAFFVKASNLVPLIPPTAPPADGGGSRLTQPLWQFASGVEPAAFGVPGLLVAAAVVFFAYSGFEAVANLGEESRDPAKDMPRGLLGTLVICTLLYVGVCVVLTGMVKYTDLSEGAPLSDAFDQVGLGWAGLLIGIAAIAGLTSVILVDIVAVGRIGFAVCRDGLLPPSVGRIHPRWRTPYRFTAIATVVIAVLAAFVPLATLAEMVSIGTLFAFFVVSIAVAVLRRTKPRMPRPFRTPQVPLLPIVSALLCLALMTSLAVETWLRFLVWLAVGLAIYLGYGRRHAVLAGGRGRAGDRAEGEPEG
- the rpmF gene encoding 50S ribosomal protein L32, giving the protein MAVPKRKMSRSNTRHRRSQWKATVPTLVTCQNPACREKHLPHVACPSCGQYGPRAARRQVLAS